CTGATCCAGCCATGCCTGCTGCTGTCAACTCCCCGGTTAAGCAGAGAGTCGGTCGCCTGGGTAATGATGCTGTCTTCTTTGATATAAAAAGGTTTTAAGGAGCTGTGTACCCGTGTATTTGGGTCGTAGATCTCTTTGTTAAGCTGTTGGTAAAAATGGAACGAATAGGACAGATAGCCTGCCTGGGCGGATGCTCGTTGAACGGCTGCTGCTATCAGGATGATTGCAATAGTGCTTATTATATAATATCTTTTCATTTGTTCGGGGGTATTAGAAGTCCTGGTAGAGGTTTCTGAATGATGTACGAAGTCCAAAGGTGAACAGGGTGGTATTATTTTTCTCCATGCGGTTTTTCTCGTTGCGGGTTATTAAGCCTGCTTCAAGACGAAGATTATAAGCCGGATTTAAAAGGAAGGCAACACGCGTATCTGTATAGTACAGATCTGTTCCGAGACCCTGGCCGATATAATTTCCGTTGTCGCGCGCTGGTTGGGTATAGGGCTTAAACAGGTCTCTTCCATAATTCAGGCCGTCAATGTCTTTGCCGTATCGTGAATAAAGTAACTGCGTGCTGATCTCGAAACGTTTAATTGAATAGTTTAACATTCCAATGGTTTCCCTGAAGTTAGCCCCATAAGGGTGCCCGAGAGGTTCGTTATAGTGAGCGTAATTAACCACTGCGATTCGCTCGCTGAAGGTATAGGGCCGGGCGGTATTGAACTCAAGCAGGTAGTTGAGACGCGGCACTTTCAGCAGGTCGGCCCCTCTGACGCCTAATTGTACTCCCCATTTATTCCTCGAGCTACCATCGCCCGAAAAGAATTCTTTCGCCTGGAACTCATCGAGTGCAAATTGACCGTATACAGCCATTTTATCAAACAGCTCGTATTTGGCCGTGAAACCCATAACGGCATTGTCGGGTGATCCGCCGTCGGATTCTACGGGACGTAAAAAGATAATCGGGCTGGCATATCCGGGATCGAATCCTCTTTTGTTGCCTAAGCTATCATGCGTTGCCCATACCACCGCATCAAAGAAGCCGACAGAGAGGCGTTTGGTTACATTCCAGTCGAGATAGTGAAATATCGCTCCTTTTCTTCGGTCTGCCTTTTCAAACTTAGGTGCGGATGGATCCTGCAGCGAGCTCCACATGGCCATGTAGCGCACGGCGCCCAATGTTCCGGTAAGTTTAAGAAAAGGATAAGGCGAGCCAAAGTCGCTCAGCAGCAGCGAGCGGTAACCGTCGCCGATGAAGTTTTTATCGTATCCTGCCTGGATATTAATGTATTTAATGGGGGTATAAGATACCTGCCCGGTAAAGTAATTCCAGTCGGCTTCATCTGTTAGTGTGCTGTCGGGGCGATTGATCTTATGCCGCTGGCCGGGCAATACTTTGTGTTCCTGGATGTACCGGCTGTAATAGCTTGGGAGCTTCGCTTTATTGAAAAATCCGCTGGTATGGAAGGATAATTTATTGCTGATGGTTCCGCCTATCTGGTAGCCAAAGGAGCGAAGCCATGTACTCTTGTCATTTTCGCCATCTCTTCCAAGAGTAATATCGGGTAGGAAGTCGGCATACAAGGTATAATTTTCTTTTTTTACTTCGGCCTGGTGGTTATTGAAGAACCTGCGGCTTAGAATACCGCTGCCTTCTGAATACCCGGCGGTTATCGAGTCGGCCTTAAGAAGCAGACTGTCGCCAATAAAGAATGGTTTCAGTGAGCTATGTGTTTTGGTATTTATATTATACATATCCCTGTTTAGCTTTTGATAAAAGGAATATGAATAGGGCTGTGAAGCCATCTGTGCGGAAGCGCTGAAGAGCGTTCCGCAAATAAGGACGGCGGCGAGGCTGATTTTCTTCATTCTGTAAAAATAAATTTAAAGGAAAAAAGTTTTATCAAGTAACAAGTAGCTGGTATCAAGTATCAAGAGCCGCCAAGAGTGAGTAATTGAAAGCCGGGAGAAAGATAGTAAAGATTCGCTATACAGAAAAAAAATAATGCGAGTTTAAACTTCGTCATAAGGTCAGCGTATTAACGATCAAAGACATTAATGACGGATGGTGATGAAGATAAAGCCTTTTTTCGTTTTTTTGATAATTTCATTGATATTACAAGCTGTTAAAGTTAATTCCCAAACTGTAAGTCCTTTTAAATTACGTTACCAGACGGAGCAAAAGGGCGGCATTGTGTATGTTTCCAATACTATTCTTAGTTGTGAAAATTGTGATGCAGTAAATGAGTTACCTCCTAATGGAAAAAGTGATAATAATAATTTTATTATGCATTATATTGACATTGATGCATCAACTGAAACATTCAGCAGCAGCTCGGCAGATCTGATCCTTCCTGACTGTTCCTCTATAACTTTCGCAGGGCTTTATTGGGGAGGAGCTATTAGCTCTACAAATAGTAGATTTAAAGATAAAAATAAAATTAAGTTAAAGAAGCCAGGAGCTACGGCGTATATTGATTTAACTGCAGATAAAACGTGGGGGGGACAGTCTTTTAAAGATATCACTAGTATCGTAAAGTTGAGTCAACCGTCAAACGGTACTTTTACAGTTGCAAATGTTGTGGCAGATGAAGGGGTTGTTAACGTATATGCCGGATGGACGATAGTAATTGCTTATAAGCACGACCTTATGCCTCTACGAAACTTATCTGTTTTTGAAGGGCTCGTAGGTATCAATTTCCTAAGCAACGTAGAGTTTAGTATTTCAGGTTTTTTTTCTCCTCCCAACGGTCCTGTTAACTTTGATTTTGGGTTTGTTGCTTATGATGGAGATCGGAGTTATAGTGGAGACTACTTAGAAATTAACAATCAAAAAGTTTTTGATTCGGCACATAATTCAGATAACCTATTCAATAGTTCTATTACAAATAACGGGGAAGTCGTTCAAAGTAGAAATCCCGCTTATAATAATACGCTCGGTTATGAATCTAGCATTATTCACTTGAATAATGCGGATTTTAGGTATTTGAAAAATGGTGCCAGATCTGCTCTGATAAATTTGGACACCGATATTGAATCATATTTGATAGGCGTCCTTACGGCCTCAATAGACATCTACAATCCCAACATTCAATTATCTCACCAATACCGCAACATCAGCAAATATGGTATTTCAGTACAAGCCGGAGAAACTGTTGAACTGCAGTATGACTTGAAGAACACAGGTAATGACGGAAGTACGAACACTGTTTTTATCGATACCATTCCTTCTCTCTTTGCATACGTAAAGGGATCTATAGAAGTTCAAGACATTAATGGCAACTGGAAAGCCCTGAGTGACCAGAGCGTTGATGATGCAGGAGAGTATATGGAGGCTGGAAGGCGGGTGCTGGTTAGACTGGGAGAGGGAGCGAATGCTTCAAGAGGTGGGGCTGTACCGGCAGATGGCCAGTTGAAAGTGCGCTATAAAATGCAGCTAATTGATGATGCTGAATTGTTGGGTTGTGCTCCCGCGCCTGTTTCTAAATATGGCTGGCTGCAATACTCGGGAAACGTAAATCCGGACAAGAGCTGGAAAGTAGCTTCGGATAAGGCTTTTTCTCAATATGATTGTTCTGGCGTTCGCAGTCCCCTGGTGCTGGCGCTGGAACCGCCATTGCCTCCCGGGGATTTAAATCTCACCTTTTATTGCCCGGTTTCTGTTGCTGATCTGGCTTTACCTAAAGGATACTCTCTATACAAAGAGGATAACACCACAGCAAGCAGAGGTATGCCTATGCCGGTTGCGAAAATATCTGAGTCGGGTACGTATAAGGCTTACCGCAGGCTGGCTGCGGGCTGTGAGTTCAGCTATACTATCCGGGTAAATATGGCGTCTATTGGTATTGCTGCACAACCTGCTCCACGGAAGATTGTGGAGGGGAAAAGCGCTGAATTTTCTGTGGAAACAAGCGGGCCTGATGTGAAGTACCAGTGGCAGGAGGATTCCGGTTATGATTCGTGGACCGACATACCGGGCGCCACCGACCGGATTTTAACGCTGCGGAGCGTTTCGCTGAGCAAGAACCGGTCGCGTTACCGGGCGCTGATCTCTAATCCTTGCGGGCAGAAGCTGGTATCGTATGCCGTTCTTCTGAATGTGGTGGAGAGCGAGGAGGGTACGCTGTTTGTGCCGAATGCATTTAGGCCTAACAGTGCGGTGGAGGAACTTACCCACTTTATAGTGAAAGGACGGAAACTTTCGCGCTGGCAGATGAGGGTTTATAATAAGTGGGACCAGCTGATCTGGGAAACTACTAAGCTGAACCCTGACGGCAGTCCTGCGGAAGGCTGGGATGGTAAGATTGGTGGTCAGGATGCGGCGCAGGGTATCTATCTCTGGGCAATCTCTGCCGTCTTCTGCGATGGCTCTGAATGGCAGGGCATGAGTTTTAACCAGTCGGCACCGCGGAAAACGGGGATCGTTTATTTGATACGCTAGGTTTTAAGTGATGAATTATGGGTTATGAATTATGAGTTATGAAATGCCATAGCCATGTTTTCCTGTTCCCGGCGTGATAATTTATATTTGGCAGCAATGGCCGGCCATTTGGATACTGCGTTTTTAATGTTGTTAAAAATAGCGCTGGCTTCCTGTGGCTTTAGCCGGAAATGTTTTGCGACCGACAGGGCTAATTCCGGGTCAAGAGAATTGTCGTTTTCTGAAATATTTAAAGTCAAACCGTTGCCTTGTGGGTTGGCATTCATATCGTAGGCTGGTGAAAGTTCCCAGCCGTCTTCCCGCAATAAAAATCCATGGTTGCGCAAGTGATCATCGGTATTTTTTACCATGATATTGAAAACGATCCTTGCCCACAGCTCCTTTAGGTTATTGTTAACCTGACGCCCGTTTTGAATGATAAAAGCTGCGATGTCCAAATAGCTTGCCCCTGTGTGAAAATCAGTGCCGTCTTGCTGGCCAAGCAGGGTCATCGCTGATGCAAAGTGTATTCTGGTGGTTTGCTGGACGCGATCGAATCGCCTTGTCAGAAAGGTATGATGCCTTCCGGAAAATTGCTGAAGCCGTGCAGGTGCGACTGTGATACCCGAGTTCACCGCCAGTTCATAAACAACCATTTCCCATGCTCCAATATTGTGTTCATCATTGATACTTGGGAACTTGGCTATCCACAAATTTCCTTCCGGATCGTTCACACTGGCTTTAGGCCTGGCTCCGCCTAGAGAAGAACCGGGAGCCATCAGCATGTTTAGCCAACGTAGTTCTTCAGTTGAAGTCATCTCTTCGTTTTCAAGGCGTAAACTGGCATATTCGAGGTCACGCAGGTTAACCCAGGGCGGTGCAGCGAGCTCGGTAGCGTGACTCAAATATTCTCCGTCTTCGCTGGTTTTGAATCGAAGCCCGCCCATTCGGGTTCCGTCAAACACGCCCAATAGGAAGTCTGACTCATTCAGGATACGCGGTTTTCGTTCTTCCTGACGCGAAATGATCGCCTCCCGTCTTTTCATTAGGACCCTTCCCCAACGATCAGGCGATGAATCAAGGAACATGCCAAAATTCGGCTTACCATCGGCCAGATATTGCGGGCCTGAATATAATTGTAAGTCGGGATCGAGAATCTGGGCTTGTGGCCACTGAAGCCAATGCTCGCTATATTCAAAGGAAAATATTTCTCTTCCTCTTACAACCTCTGCACTCAATGTGCCAACCTGTATGGTTCGTGGTAATCCAGCCCAATCTGCATAAACGAAAATTTTCGACGCCATAGTTTTATTTTTTAGGAGCTCTTTCCTTTACAAGTAAGCCTGCGTCCTGTAGTTTTCTGCCGAGTTCATCGTCGGCGCCCAGCTTCAGAAAATCACTCTCAAGGCCGAGGACGAATAATACCTGGAAATAGGCTCCCATGGCGACTGTTGGTGTGCCTTTCTCAATTTGCCACAGGGTGGATCTGCTGATGCCTGCCCTTTCAGATACTTGTTCAGTACTCAGTTTTCGGCGCAAACGGGCCAGTTTGATGTTTTCTCCAAAATTGTTAAGTACTTTCTGCGCCTTTGGTAATAATACAAGATGCTGCTTCATAATGTCGTATATGTTGTACAAATATAAGATTATTGTTTATTTTATAAAACGTTATGAGTTGTGAGTATGGATTATAAGTTATGAATTATGGGTTATGTGTTGTGCGTTGGTGTTTTAGACGTATTTTTGCGATAGAATGGAATTAATTACTACACCTCTTGAGGGTTGTTATATTATAAAGCCTGCTGTATTTCCTGATCCGCGCGGGTACTTTTTCGAGAGTTTTAATGAACAGCGGTTTAATGAGAAAACGGGCCTGAATATTCACTTTGTGCAGGATAACCAGTCGATGTCGTCGTATGGTGTTTTGCGGGGTCTTCATTTCCAAAAGGGTGAGCATGCGCAGGCGAAGCTCGTAAGGGTATTGAAGGGTGAGGTATTGGATGTTGCTGTCGATCTTCGCCGTGGCTCGGCTACTTACGGTCAGCACTATAGTGTTGTATTAAGCGAGGAGAATAAACTGCAGTTTTTTATTCCGCGTGGTTTTGCTCACGGCTTTGTGGTGCTCTCTGAGCAGGCGGAGTTTTTTTATAAATGCGACAATTACTATAACAAGGCGTCGGAAGGCGGTTTACACTACGCCGATCCTGCGTTGAATATCGACTGGCAGGTTCCTGCCGAGCAATTGCTGGTGTCGGATAAAGACCTTGTGCTGCCGGGTTTAGATTTGTTGTAATATAAAATTACCATCTATCCCCAGTTTCTCATGAAGGGATTTAAGGAAGGGAACATCGGGTTCGCGTTTGCCGCTTAATATTTGTGATAGTTTTGGTGCACTTATACCCAGCATAGATGCCAGCCCTTTTTGAGTGACTCCAAGTTCTTCTTTTTTCGCCTGTACGACAGAGCTAATGGTTAAGCGCATTGGCATAACCTTCAATACTTCGTCCTCAAACTTCTCTGCCAATAAGCCAAGCCGCTCCAGTTCATCGGCTTCTTTCTTGCTCAATGAATGGAACCCTCCTCCATCGGTAGCCTTTTGAATGAAGTTTTCTATCAAAGACATCACCTGATTATACTGCTTTTCGTTCCTGATCCTGTCTATCATTAGTTTTTCCTTTTATACACGTGAACAATCCGCGATCTTGTCATACTCGGCATGCGTACCGACGAAACGTATGTAGACGGTCCGCTTATCGAAAAAAATCATAGCAACTAACCTAAAATCATTGCCCTTGATATTAAATACATAGCGATCATTACCTACAGCGTCCACACTTCCAAATGTGTTTTTGACATCAGAGAAATTACGCCAGTCCGATTGTTTTACAATATGAAACCAACTATTCAAGGCTGATTTCGATGTAATATGCTTCTCTGCGAAATTATTAATGATCGTTTTGGCGATGATAACCATCAGTACAAAGATAAGCAAAATTTCAAATTTTGAAATTTATTTAGATATATGAAAGCGGGGCAAGGATAAGGTGTTGCCTGAATTAGAAGCATTGGTTTGAAAAAGTCATACTATTTTATAGCCATATGTTAAAAATAGTATGACTTTTTTCGATCAGAGTTCTAAGCGAAATCTTCGCCAAAGGTTGATTTGACGTCGGCTACAACCTGTTTTACTTCCTGCTCGCTGTTGCGGGGGACGATCATCAGTGTGTTGTTAGACTCTGCAATAATATAATCTTTCAGTCCTTTTACTACGATTTTTTTGCCTGCCGGGAGGTTGATCATGCAGCCGCTGCTGTTATAGAGTATAGCGCTGCCGGAGGGAACCACTACGTTTTCATGCTCGTCTTTTTGGGCAAGAGTATAGAGGGATGCCCAGGTGCCGAGATCTGACCAGCCGAACTCTACCGGAAGTACATACACGTTATCGGCCTGCTCCATGATGCCATAATCGATGGAGATGTTCTGGCACTGTCCGTAGTTTTGGGTTAGAAATTCGGCTTCTTCGGGGGTGTTATATATTTCTTTTGCATCCTCAAACAAGGAATTCATTTCGGGAAGATGCTGATCAAATGCTTTTAGCACTTCAGCGGCGCTCCAAATGAAGATCCCCGCATTCCACAGGTACTCTCCGCTTCCCAGAAATGCTTCGGCGCGTTCTTTATCGGGCTTCTCTGTAAACTGCTGCACTTTACGGAATCCGTTTCCCAGCAGATGGTCGCTGAAGCGAATGTATCCATAGCCTGTATCTGGCCGGGATGGCTGAATGCCCAGTGTAATGAGGCAGTTGTTCTCGCTCGCCGTTTGCAGTGCGTTGCTTACGTCTTTTGTAAACTGTGAGGTATTGAGTATGAGATGGTCGGATGGTGCCACTACTATCGCTGCTTCGGGATCGAGAGCGGCAATCTTGTGGCAGGCATAGGCGATGCAGGGCGCGGTGTTGCGCATTACCGGCTCGCACAGTACCTGGTGGTACTGAATTCCTTTTAGTTGTTCTTTTACCAGCTCCCTGTATTTCTCGTTAGTGAGAATGTAGATATTTTCTTCGGGTACGATGTCTTTAAAACGCTGATAAGTAGCCTGGATGAGGCTCGTGCCGGTACCGGCAATGTCGATAAATTGTTTGGGATAAGAAGTGCGGCTTACGGGCCAGAAACGGCTGCCTACTCCTCCGGCCATAATAACTGCGTAGTAATTGTTCATTGGGTTGTGAGTTGTATGTGGTGAGTTGCGAGTGTTAATAAAGCGATAAAGATAGTGATATTGGTAATGAAAATGAGGTACTAGTGTTATTTTTTTATTAAATAATCGTAAGGTATGAACATTTATCATAAAATATTGTTTAATTTTACAAAAATCTAAAACTATGAGTACCATTACAGGATTTAACGCAGGTGGAAATACCTATAACTCCATGGCTGATAACAGCCCCCTGCATATGTGCCCGAAGTGTCAGGGTTATACCGATAAGAGGATTGCAAATTCGAAGTTGGTGAACAAGATGTTTTTCTGGATGTCGCTTCGTAAGTACCAGTGCCAGCATTGCGACCACAGGTTCTACATCCTGGCCCGTTAAGGTTAATAAATCGTTTCTTATTTATTAATTTATCTCATTATTTTTTACCTTTCCACACTTTTTTACGTAGTGCTTGGAAAGACAGATTTTTAAGGGCTTAAGAGGCCTTGGCCAGAATATTTACATTTCGCTGCTGCTTAAGCTGCTTTTGGTTGCGGCGCTTTATACAGTTTGCCGCATAGCTTATTACCTGTTTAATACTTCATTGTTCCCGGCAATTGATGCCGGGGCGTTCCTGCTGATCCTGGCAGGGGGGCTGAAGTTTGACATCAGCGCCATACTTTATACCAATTCGCTGTATATCGCCAGCCAGATCATTCCTTTTAAATTCAGACATCATCCCCTCTATCAGAAGATTACTGCGGGGATCTTTTATGTGGTGAACGGACTGGCCCTGGTGGCTAATATTGCCGACATTGCTTATTATCCCTTCACCCTGAAACGTACTACCTTCACCGTGTTTTCGCAGTTTTCGGGCGAGCAGAACCGGCTGAGGCTCTTATCCCGGTTTTTGTTCGACTACTGGTATCTGCTGCTGCTGCTGGTTGTGTTGGTAATGGCCATGGTATGGCTCTATAAACGAATCGGGAAGCATAAGGTTACTTTCAGGAATCCGGTTGCTTATTACCTGAGCTCTTTGCTGATGATTCCGGTAGTGGCTGGTTTGTTTATCGCTGGTGCAAGGGGTGGCTTCAGGCATAGCACACGCCCTATTACGCTGAGTAACGCCGGCGAATATGTTGAGAACCCGGCCGAGCAGAACATTGTGTTGAATACTCCTTTCGCCCTGCTGCGGACGATAAAGACGAAGTCGTTAAAGAAAGAGCAGTTTTTTTCGCAGCAGCAGCTGGATTCGTTGTATAATCCGCTTAAGGCTCCGGATAGTAGTGCGGCGCCTTTTATTAAAAAGAATGTAGTGGTGATCCTGCTGGAGAGTTTCAGCCGTGAATATCTCGGCGGCTTTAACCGTGACCTTGAAGGGGGGAAATACAAGGGATATACTCCTTTTCTGGATTCGCTGATGGAGCGCAGCCTGGTGTTTACCAACGCCTATGCGAATGGCCGTAAATCGATCGAGGGCCTTCCTTCGGTGCTGGCCAGTATCCCCGGAATACAGGAGCCTTTTGTGCTTTCTGACTATTCGTATAACCGGATTAACAGCTTCGGTAACCTGCTGTCGGCAGAGGGCTATCATACATCGTTTTTTCACGGCGCCCCCAATGGCTCCATGGGCTTCAGCTCTTTTGTGAAGATGGCCGGGATCAAAAATTATTACGGCATGACGGAGTATGATAACGATGACGACTTTGATGGTATGTGGGGGATATGGGATGAGCCTTTTATGCAGTTCTGGGCACAGAACCTGAACCGCTTTAAACAGCCTTTCTTCAGCGCTCTGTTTTCGGTATCATCGCATCATCCTTTTAAGATCCCTGAGAAGTATGAGGGTCGCTTCCCTGAGGGTACCTTGCCCGTGCACCGTGGCGTAGGGTATACGGATTTTTCGCTGAAGCAGTTTTTTAAAACGGCGTCGCGTATGCCCTGGTATCGCAATACCCTCTTCGTTATTACTGCAGACCACTCTTCTGTGGCCTGGCATGAGGAATATAAAACTTCGCTTGGGGCTTATGCTGTTCCGATTATGATTTACGATCCTTCAGGGGATCTGAAAGGACGGAATGATCAACCCGTGCAACAGGCGGATATTCTGCCTACTGTGCTGAATTACCTGCATTACAAAAAGCCCTATTTTGCTTTTGGCAACGATATGATTCGTTATTCGGATGACCACCCGGTTATACACTTTACGGATGGCCTGTACCAGATCATTATGGGAGACTTTGTCCTGATGTTCGATGGAGAGAAATCGGTGGAAATGTACAATTATCGCAGCGACCGGCTGCTGTCCCGTAATATTATTAACACCGGCGACCCGATGCAGAATAAGCTTGAAATGCACGTAAAGGCTTTTATTCAGCAGTATAATGCTCATATGATCGATAATACGTTAACCGTAAATCATAATTCATCACTCAAAATTCATAATCCCTAACACGCCTTCATTTTTATGGCAACTTTTTTTTATATGGCGTAACATTTGTTGTTGGTTTAACGTTAAAATACTGTTACTAACGTAATTATTAACCATTTAAAACAAGCCCCATGACATCTGTTATCATATTAATTACTGTTACATATATCTGGTTGTACGAGGAGCTGATGCATGCATGGCCTGACCCTGAAGAGGAAGAGGAGTTCTGACGGGAGTTGAAGGTTCAGAGTTGAAAGTTGAGGGTTCTCGGATGAAAGTACTTAATAGCGGAAAGCCATTGAGAGTTGAAGGTTCAGGGTTGAAAGTTGAAGGCCCCTTAAAGCTAATTGCCCACAGCTAATCGCCTTTAAAGCGAAAAGCAGAAAGGTTAAAGCAAATTGCCCAACGCTAATAGCCAATAGCCAATAGCAATATTTGATAGCTTTTTTAAAGTTTAAAGCGTTAAGTTTAAGGCTGACTGCTTATATCTGATAGCTGTTTTTATAGTATTCCTACTATTGATAATCCCTAATGCACTCGCTAAGTTTGGTGATGGAAAAGCAAGCAGGATGAAACCTGTTTGTTCTTCCTATATAAATTAACGCTATCAGAGTTTATAGGCGCTTGTTGTTTACACAACGAGCGCTGTTAGGCTCACCTGGCAGGGCAAAGGAGTTTTGCCCTTTCTTACTTATCAAAATGAAATATGACCTGATATCATAAATAGATTATAACTGAAGTAGGTTGGTTTTGACGCAGAAAATTTGCTGGTTCTGTCCCGAATTTTGACAGCGGAGCCCCGAAAACTGACAATTTATCCTGAAAGCTGGTTTGACGTTTCCTAACTTAATGGTTTTATATTATCTTGCATTTACTGTAAAGGCTTACAGGTTAGTAGAATTGAGCTTTGAAATTCTAAATGTAAGATTTCTATGAAAAATACAACGAAGATAATAATCGTCGCCCTCTCAGTTTTATGCATACTCTCTATCAGACTAAATGTAAGTACCTTAGCAACTATTAAAAGGTTGAAGGCCGATCAGCAAAACAAGGCAGATTCTATTCGGATCTTGAAAAGACAGATCGCCAATCTGAAATTTAGCTTAGGAGGACAGGAATAAGAATTTTAATGAAAGTTATTGAACATACCGGTGTGCAATGCGTAATATAAAATCGAAAGTAATACGTTTTGCCATCGCCGATAGCGATCCCGTATTCAGACAAGTATTGGTGTCGTATTTATGTGCTTCTTTAGAGCGAAAAGTGATCTTTTGCGCTTCAAACGGCAGGGAGCTTTTTGAGAAAACCAAAATGCTGGGCACAGATATACTGATCGTCAATTTGTTTATGCCGGTATTAAATGGTATAGAAAGTGTTCAGCTGATCAGAAAGCTTAATAAGAACGTAAAAATTCTCGCTGTGAGTTCTGTTTTTCAGCCAGAGCTTTTGCCCTTGCTGCAGCGCTATGGAGTTAGTGGTTATTGCT
The window above is part of the Arcticibacter tournemirensis genome. Proteins encoded here:
- a CDS encoding gliding motility protein RemB; the encoded protein is MKKISLAAVLICGTLFSASAQMASQPYSYSFYQKLNRDMYNINTKTHSSLKPFFIGDSLLLKADSITAGYSEGSGILSRRFFNNHQAEVKKENYTLYADFLPDITLGRDGENDKSTWLRSFGYQIGGTISNKLSFHTSGFFNKAKLPSYYSRYIQEHKVLPGQRHKINRPDSTLTDEADWNYFTGQVSYTPIKYINIQAGYDKNFIGDGYRSLLLSDFGSPYPFLKLTGTLGAVRYMAMWSSLQDPSAPKFEKADRRKGAIFHYLDWNVTKRLSVGFFDAVVWATHDSLGNKRGFDPGYASPIIFLRPVESDGGSPDNAVMGFTAKYELFDKMAVYGQFALDEFQAKEFFSGDGSSRNKWGVQLGVRGADLLKVPRLNYLLEFNTARPYTFSERIAVVNYAHYNEPLGHPYGANFRETIGMLNYSIKRFEISTQLLYSRYGKDIDGLNYGRDLFKPYTQPARDNGNYIGQGLGTDLYYTDTRVAFLLNPAYNLRLEAGLITRNEKNRMEKNNTTLFTFGLRTSFRNLYQDF
- a CDS encoding gliding motility-associated C-terminal domain-containing protein; translation: MHYIDIDASTETFSSSSADLILPDCSSITFAGLYWGGAISSTNSRFKDKNKIKLKKPGATAYIDLTADKTWGGQSFKDITSIVKLSQPSNGTFTVANVVADEGVVNVYAGWTIVIAYKHDLMPLRNLSVFEGLVGINFLSNVEFSISGFFSPPNGPVNFDFGFVAYDGDRSYSGDYLEINNQKVFDSAHNSDNLFNSSITNNGEVVQSRNPAYNNTLGYESSIIHLNNADFRYLKNGARSALINLDTDIESYLIGVLTASIDIYNPNIQLSHQYRNISKYGISVQAGETVELQYDLKNTGNDGSTNTVFIDTIPSLFAYVKGSIEVQDINGNWKALSDQSVDDAGEYMEAGRRVLVRLGEGANASRGGAVPADGQLKVRYKMQLIDDAELLGCAPAPVSKYGWLQYSGNVNPDKSWKVASDKAFSQYDCSGVRSPLVLALEPPLPPGDLNLTFYCPVSVADLALPKGYSLYKEDNTTASRGMPMPVAKISESGTYKAYRRLAAGCEFSYTIRVNMASIGIAAQPAPRKIVEGKSAEFSVETSGPDVKYQWQEDSGYDSWTDIPGATDRILTLRSVSLSKNRSRYRALISNPCGQKLVSYAVLLNVVESEEGTLFVPNAFRPNSAVEELTHFIVKGRKLSRWQMRVYNKWDQLIWETTKLNPDGSPAEGWDGKIGGQDAAQGIYLWAISAVFCDGSEWQGMSFNQSAPRKTGIVYLIR
- a CDS encoding type II toxin-antitoxin system HipA family toxin, which translates into the protein MASKIFVYADWAGLPRTIQVGTLSAEVVRGREIFSFEYSEHWLQWPQAQILDPDLQLYSGPQYLADGKPNFGMFLDSSPDRWGRVLMKRREAIISRQEERKPRILNESDFLLGVFDGTRMGGLRFKTSEDGEYLSHATELAAPPWVNLRDLEYASLRLENEEMTSTEELRWLNMLMAPGSSLGGARPKASVNDPEGNLWIAKFPSINDEHNIGAWEMVVYELAVNSGITVAPARLQQFSGRHHTFLTRRFDRVQQTTRIHFASAMTLLGQQDGTDFHTGASYLDIAAFIIQNGRQVNNNLKELWARIVFNIMVKNTDDHLRNHGFLLREDGWELSPAYDMNANPQGNGLTLNISENDNSLDPELALSVAKHFRLKPQEASAIFNNIKNAVSKWPAIAAKYKLSRREQENMAMAFHNS
- a CDS encoding helix-turn-helix domain-containing protein, producing MKQHLVLLPKAQKVLNNFGENIKLARLRRKLSTEQVSERAGISRSTLWQIEKGTPTVAMGAYFQVLFVLGLESDFLKLGADDELGRKLQDAGLLVKERAPKK
- the rfbC gene encoding dTDP-4-dehydrorhamnose 3,5-epimerase, producing MELITTPLEGCYIIKPAVFPDPRGYFFESFNEQRFNEKTGLNIHFVQDNQSMSSYGVLRGLHFQKGEHAQAKLVRVLKGEVLDVAVDLRRGSATYGQHYSVVLSEENKLQFFIPRGFAHGFVVLSEQAEFFYKCDNYYNKASEGGLHYADPALNIDWQVPAEQLLVSDKDLVLPGLDLL
- a CDS encoding helix-turn-helix domain-containing protein, translating into MIDRIRNEKQYNQVMSLIENFIQKATDGGGFHSLSKKEADELERLGLLAEKFEDEVLKVMPMRLTISSVVQAKKEELGVTQKGLASMLGISAPKLSQILSGKREPDVPFLKSLHEKLGIDGNFILQQI
- a CDS encoding type II toxin-antitoxin system HigB family toxin, encoding MLIFVLMVIIAKTIINNFAEKHITSKSALNSWFHIVKQSDWRNFSDVKNTFGSVDAVGNDRYVFNIKGNDFRLVAMIFFDKRTVYIRFVGTHAEYDKIADCSRV
- a CDS encoding mannose-1-phosphate guanylyltransferase, whose product is MNNYYAVIMAGGVGSRFWPVSRTSYPKQFIDIAGTGTSLIQATYQRFKDIVPEENIYILTNEKYRELVKEQLKGIQYHQVLCEPVMRNTAPCIAYACHKIAALDPEAAIVVAPSDHLILNTSQFTKDVSNALQTASENNCLITLGIQPSRPDTGYGYIRFSDHLLGNGFRKVQQFTEKPDKERAEAFLGSGEYLWNAGIFIWSAAEVLKAFDQHLPEMNSLFEDAKEIYNTPEEAEFLTQNYGQCQNISIDYGIMEQADNVYVLPVEFGWSDLGTWASLYTLAQKDEHENVVVPSGSAILYNSSGCMINLPAGKKIVVKGLKDYIIAESNNTLMIVPRNSEQEVKQVVADVKSTFGEDFA